ATCATGCATCTCGCACTTCCTCCGCCACAGGTCTCGATTACGTTCAGGGGGCTTTTAAGGAGTGTGCCATATTGCGAGAGCATATCAATCTGTATGGGGAGCAGACAGTCATACGCCTGGTTGCTCATCACGACAAACGAAGCTCCGGAGACGGAATGCACCTGTAAAATGTTTCCGGCAAATCTGCCCGCCTGCTCCTCTGTAATAAATACAATCTCTTTATTATCCTTGTGAAGGTTGTCAATCACCAGTTGACGTTGCAATTTATTGTCTATGGCATCTGCACAGAGCACCGCAAAATGGTCTCCGACTGCCATCATCACATTCGTATGATATATCGCTTTACGAAGATCGCCCACCGATTGAAAGGATTCGAACAGGACGGGGGTATAATCCATGGTCAGGCAAAAGCGGTGTACAAGATCGCTATCAGCTCTTGGGGAGAGCGAGCAGTATGCTTTTTGGTTTACCCGATCCAGAATAAGACTTCCTGTTCCTTCTAAAAATAGATGCTGATTTTCTGAAGAAGTGAAGTCCCGGCGATCAGTTACAGCGTATCCGGCTTCTTTTAGAGGAGCGAAAATATCAATCTTACGCTCATTTCTTCTGTTCTCAGCAAACATAGGATAGAGCACTACTTCCCCGTTTTCATGAAAAGATATCCAGTTATTCGGAAAGATACTGTCAGGCGTATCGTATTGGCCGTCATCCTGTACAACGATAAGTCTGATATCATGTTGTTTTAATAAGGAGACAAAGTTGTCGAACTCTTGCTGAGCGGAGGTATTGATATGCTCAGCAGACCAACCGGGAATGGTCTGTTGAAAATAATTATTGATTGCGGTCTGCTCATTCTTTCTGAAAGATGCCGGCCGGATCATCAATAGCGTATCTGTTGTTTGTCTCATGGTATATAGGTTTGCATCCTCCTTTAGTAATAAAATAGAACACCTGAACCGGCCTTCTTGTTTTCCGGTTTCTGCATAAGGAATTTCTTCCACGTGAAACCATTGTCTCTTAGCTGATTATTAGGGTTTATACAATTTGGTTCTGAGACTATTGGACTGTGTCTGGATTATAAATATACTAATATGCACAGGTTTTTTGAGCCGGAAATTATCATAATGGAAAAATAGGATTGCTCTGATTCTCTTATTTATAAAAAAGCTCACGGGGAAGTCAGAATAATGTGTTACAAATGCGATTAGCCGGGCAATATATTTTATTAAAATGATAGCGCAAACGGTTGTTTTACAGGGTAAGTATACTTCGTGTGTCACAAGGCAAAAATCACTTTTTTTAGGCTTTGAAAATATGTATCTTTGCACATCCAAAATTCGTCTGTTTTGTGAAGAAATAAAGCCCCATAAACCGGGGGCCGGTACTGAACAAAAAGCGGTAACTTTTTACATCCATGAGTAAAATACATTTTCAAGAAAAATTCGAAAGTCGTCACAACGGTCCAAGTCAGGTTGAAGTGAATGAGATGTTGTCAGCTTTAGGTGTTGACGCTGTTGATCAGCTGATTGATCAAACGGTTCCTTCTCAAATCAGAGCTAAAAAAGCATTAAACCTGCCAACAGCATTAAGTGAGACTGCGTATTTGAAAAGAGCTAAGCAAATCGCCGAAAAAAATAAGGTATTCAAATCCTATATTGGCCAGGGATATTACGATGTAATTCTTCCGGGAGTTATCCAGAGAAATGTATTCGAAAATCCGGGATGGTATACACAGTATACGCCATATCAGGCTGAAATTGCTCAGGGTCGCCTTCAGGCACTGTTGAATTTCCAGACGGTTATTACTGACTTTACAGGTTTGGAAATTGCGAATGCTTCTTTGTTAGATGAGGCAACAGCAGCTGCAGAAGCAATGTTTATGTTGTATTCTGCTCGTAAGAATAAAGCAGCAAACACTTTTTTGGTTTCAGAAAAAGCATTTCCACAGACGATTGATGTATTGAAAACAAGAGCAATCTCTTTTGGAATCGAATTGAAAATAGCATCTGTTTCAGAATCTAATCTGACAGACGATGTTTTTGCTGTTTTCTTACAGTATCCACTGGGTGACGGATCTATCATTGACTACAAAGCGTTCGCTGATGCTGTTCATGCAAAAGGAATGACAATTTGTGTAGCAGCAGATCTGATGAGTCTTGCCTTATTGACGCCTCCGGGAGAATGGGGTGCTGATGTTGTTGTGGGTAACTCGCAGCGATTTGGTGTACCAATGGGTTTTGGAGGTCCTCATGCGGCTTTCTTCGCTACAAAAGATGCTTACAAACGTAATATTCCGGGACGTATCATAGGGGTTACTTCTGATTCAAACGGGAATTATGCGCTTCGTATGGCACTGCAAACCCGTGAGCAACATATCCGTCGTGACAAAGCTTCTTCTAATATCTGTACTGCACAGGCATTACTAGCTATTATGGCTTCTTTCTATGCGGTATATCACGGACCTCAGGGGATTAAAAATATTGCAAGCCGTATCAACGATCTTGCACAATTACTAGATCATGCTGTTCAGTCACTGGGTTATACACAGCTGAACAAAACATATTTTGATACAGTTCGTTTCGAACTGGGAGAACATGCCGGATCATTGAAAGCTGAAGCACTGAATAATGAAATGAACTTCAACTACAATGGAACAGAAGTAAAAATTTCTATAGACGAAACGACTACCTTTGAAGACATTCAGACCATCACAAAAGTGTTTGCTAAAATTATCGGTAAGACACTAAGTGATGTTGATTTTGATGCTGCGGAGAAGGCAGTTGCATCTTCTATCCCTGCTGAACTGGTTCGTCAGAGCGCTTACCTGACGCATCCTATTTTCAATAGCTACCACTCTGAGCATGAGATGTTACGCTATATCAAATCATTAGAGGCGAAAGATCTTTCGCTATGTCACTCTATGATTCCGTTGGGATCATGTACGATGAAGCTGAATGCAACTGCGGAAATGGTTCCAGTGACCTGGGCACAGTTTGGCGGACTTCATCCGTTTGCACCACTGGATCAGACTTCGGGATATATGCAATTGATCGGTGAACTGAATGACTGGTTGTCTGAAATCACGGGATTTGCGAAAATGAGTTTTCAACCGAATTCCGGTGCACAGGGAGAATATGCAGGTCTTATGGTGATCCGTGCTTATCATGAAAGTCGTGGTGATCATAACCGTAATATCTGTTTGATTCCTGCATCTGCTCATGGTACCAACCCAGCATCTGCATCAATGGCGGGATTGAAAGTTGTCGTAGTGAAATGTGATGATTTTGGTAATATAGATGTAGCTGATCTAAAAGCGAAAGCTGAGGAGCACGCTGCTAATCTGAACTCATTGATGGTTACTTATCCATCTACACACGGTGTATTTGAAGAATCTATTATTGAGATCTGTGAGATCATCCATGCAAACGGAGGTCAGGTATATATGGATGGTGCGAATATGAATGCACAGGTAGGCCTGACAAGTCCGGGTCATATCGGTGCTGACGTATGTCACCTGAATCTGCACAAGACATTCTGTATCCCGCATGGTGGTGGTGGTCCGGGTATGGGCCCTATCGGTGTCGCTAAACATCTGGTGCCTTTCTTACCTAATCATGAAGTAGTAGAAACTTCAGGTGAAGAAGGTATTCATGCTGTTTCAGCAGCTCCTTTTGGTTCAGCATCTATTCTGGTTATCTCGCATGCGTATATTGCTATGATGGGCGGAGATGGTCTGACAAATGCAACTAAAACAGCTATTCTGAATGCAAACTACATCAAATCCAGATTAGAAAATCATTATCCGGTATTATATTCCGGAATCAATGGTCGCTGTGCGCATGAAATGATCCTGGATTGCCGGAACTTTAAGAACGTAGGAGTGGAAGTTGCGGATATCGCTAAACGATTGATGGATTATGGTTTCCATGCGCCAACGGTTTCTTTCCCTGTAGCGGGTACCCTGATGGTTGAGCCTACAGAGTCTGAGTCTAAAGCAGAGTTAGATCGTTTCTGTGATGCGTTGATCGCTATCCGTCAGGAAATCGCAGCAATAGAATCCGGAGAAATTGATCAGACAGAGAATGTTCTGAAGCATGCTCCGCACACAGCGGCTGTCGTGACTGCAGATGAGTGGACAAGATCATACAGCCGTCAGACTGCTGCATATCCGTTAGACTATCTGAAAGCACATAAATTTTGGCCATCTGTAGGTCGTGTAAATGAGTCTCAGGGAGACCGTACGCTGATTTGCTCATGTCCTTCTATTGAAGAATACATGGAGGCATAAGCCTTTCATTATAATACAGAAAGAGGCATTACTTTTAAGTGATGCCTCTTTTTTTGTTAATTGCTTTACAGAAGTAAACATATCTCAGAAGAGCGGATGTGTTTAATTTTTTCGAATGAGTAAAATGCTGTTTAATAGATTATTGTATATGTGATGGGATTTTTTATATTTGTTAAACAAATAAGTTATATATGAAAATCTGTGTGGTACAAGCCTCACAAATACGAATCAGTACAGTTTAGAATCCGCCCGTCGGTCTTTTAAAAAACAAATTTTATACATATGAAAAGCTATTTCAAAATTATTTCAACTCTTACTTTGTCTGCAGTTTTACTATCTGCCTGTGGCGGAAATAAAAAAAGTGAGGACGGTGATACTTCTACAGAAGAAAAGGGCGGTATCGCAGACGTAGTTTCGGGGGTCAAAAACCTGAATAATCTAACTGATGGTGCGGCAAAAATGGAGGAAGTACAGAAGAAATTAAAAGGACTGGCTCCGTTATCTAATGAGGAACTAAAATCTTTCTTTCCGGAAACATTAGAAGGATTGAAGAGAACCAGTATTTCGGTAGGGAATGGTGAAATGTATGGAAATATTGCTACTGGAAATGCCACTTATTCAGATGAGGCGGGTAAAGAAATCACCGTAAAATTGATGGATGGTGCAGGTGAGCTTGGATCGGGCGTTGTTTCTTTGCTTGTGCTTGGTTATCAGGTGGAAAGTGAAAGTGAAAACGGAAACCGTGTAGAGAAGACCGGCGAGTTTAACGGAAAACGTGGTAAAACGGAAGAAAGTAAAGAAAATGACGGAACAGCAGATTACTTTGTTTCTTCAGTAAGCTTTTTAGAAAAAGACAGATACAATGTTGAATTAAGAGGCCAGCATTTCTCATTGGCTGAATTACAGAAAGCTATGGATAAGCTGAATTATTCTGCTTTAAAATAAAAGGATATAAATAAAAGAGGGGCTAAACAGCCCCTCTTTTATTTAGCTTTGTTGAAAATA
The Sphingobacterium spiritivorum genome window above contains:
- the ctlX gene encoding citrulline utilization hydrolase CtlX, whose protein sequence is MRQTTDTLLMIRPASFRKNEQTAINNYFQQTIPGWSAEHINTSAQQEFDNFVSLLKQHDIRLIVVQDDGQYDTPDSIFPNNWISFHENGEVVLYPMFAENRRNERKIDIFAPLKEAGYAVTDRRDFTSSENQHLFLEGTGSLILDRVNQKAYCSLSPRADSDLVHRFCLTMDYTPVLFESFQSVGDLRKAIYHTNVMMAVGDHFAVLCADAIDNKLQRQLVIDNLHKDNKEIVFITEEQAGRFAGNILQVHSVSGASFVVMSNQAYDCLLPIQIDMLSQYGTLLKSPLNVIETCGGGSARCMMAEVFLPQQTTS
- the gcvP gene encoding aminomethyl-transferring glycine dehydrogenase — encoded protein: MSKIHFQEKFESRHNGPSQVEVNEMLSALGVDAVDQLIDQTVPSQIRAKKALNLPTALSETAYLKRAKQIAEKNKVFKSYIGQGYYDVILPGVIQRNVFENPGWYTQYTPYQAEIAQGRLQALLNFQTVITDFTGLEIANASLLDEATAAAEAMFMLYSARKNKAANTFLVSEKAFPQTIDVLKTRAISFGIELKIASVSESNLTDDVFAVFLQYPLGDGSIIDYKAFADAVHAKGMTICVAADLMSLALLTPPGEWGADVVVGNSQRFGVPMGFGGPHAAFFATKDAYKRNIPGRIIGVTSDSNGNYALRMALQTREQHIRRDKASSNICTAQALLAIMASFYAVYHGPQGIKNIASRINDLAQLLDHAVQSLGYTQLNKTYFDTVRFELGEHAGSLKAEALNNEMNFNYNGTEVKISIDETTTFEDIQTITKVFAKIIGKTLSDVDFDAAEKAVASSIPAELVRQSAYLTHPIFNSYHSEHEMLRYIKSLEAKDLSLCHSMIPLGSCTMKLNATAEMVPVTWAQFGGLHPFAPLDQTSGYMQLIGELNDWLSEITGFAKMSFQPNSGAQGEYAGLMVIRAYHESRGDHNRNICLIPASAHGTNPASASMAGLKVVVVKCDDFGNIDVADLKAKAEEHAANLNSLMVTYPSTHGVFEESIIEICEIIHANGGQVYMDGANMNAQVGLTSPGHIGADVCHLNLHKTFCIPHGGGGPGMGPIGVAKHLVPFLPNHEVVETSGEEGIHAVSAAPFGSASILVISHAYIAMMGGDGLTNATKTAILNANYIKSRLENHYPVLYSGINGRCAHEMILDCRNFKNVGVEVADIAKRLMDYGFHAPTVSFPVAGTLMVEPTESESKAELDRFCDALIAIRQEIAAIESGEIDQTENVLKHAPHTAAVVTADEWTRSYSRQTAAYPLDYLKAHKFWPSVGRVNESQGDRTLICSCPSIEEYMEA